In one window of Leguminivora glycinivorella isolate SPB_JAAS2020 chromosome 10, LegGlyc_1.1, whole genome shotgun sequence DNA:
- the LOC125230077 gene encoding larval cuticle protein LCP-17-like gives MRAFIVLALIAAASADVSHLFKHGGQHHHAPSGGPDAQAETISQASDVRPDGYDSSYQTSNGISASESGQLKSVGPQEEAIVVNGQVQYTADDGTPIQLTYIADENGFQPQGPHLPTPPPVPEAIARALAYIAAHPPPPESAQPQRRF, from the exons ATG AGAGCCTTCATCGTCCTCGCCCTGATCGCCGCGGCTTCGGCCGACGTGTCCCACCTGTTCAAACATGGAGGACAGCACCACCACGCCCCCTCAGGCGGCCCTGACGCCCAGGCCGAGACCATATCGCAGGCCAGTGATGTCAGGCCTGATGGTTATGACTCAAGCTACCAGACTAGCAACGGTATCTCTGCCTCGGAATCAGGACAGCTGAAGAGCGTTGGACCT CAAGAAGAAGCCATTGTTGTGAACGGACAAGTCCAGTACACCGCTGATGACGGCACCCCCATCCAGCTTACTTACATCGCTGACGAAAATGGATTCCAACCTCAg GGACCTCACCTACCCACCCCTCCCCCGGTGCCAGAAGCCATCGCTCGTGCGCTCGCGTACATCGCCGCGCACCCCCCACCACCGGAATCCGCGCAACCCCAGAGGAGATTCTAA